Proteins from one Streptosporangium becharense genomic window:
- a CDS encoding YciI family protein — protein sequence MTIRAAGTARSLGSGRIAGTAGALGGGRKEEPEKVLVGCRGPAPRSDWEVTARRRGDRYGKDTQMKYVAMIYGNQAKWDSFPAEAWPEAIARQEAFNRKYRESGELLGAYGLADAANARLVRREAGAPVVTDGPYLETKEYIASFYMLDCDSLERAQEIAADMPFADVDPVELWPVLHDSAADL from the coding sequence TTGACCATTCGCGCCGCCGGGACGGCCAGGTCGCTCGGCAGCGGCCGGATCGCCGGGACGGCCGGGGCGCTCGGCGGCGGCCGGAAAGAGGAGCCGGAGAAAGTTCTCGTCGGATGTCGAGGACCCGCCCCCCGCTCCGACTGGGAGGTGACGGCGCGCCGACGGGGCGACCGGTACGGAAAGGACACCCAGATGAAGTACGTCGCGATGATCTACGGCAACCAGGCCAAGTGGGACTCCTTCCCGGCCGAGGCGTGGCCGGAGGCGATCGCCAGGCAGGAGGCGTTCAACCGCAAGTACCGCGAAAGCGGCGAGCTGCTGGGGGCGTACGGCCTGGCGGACGCGGCCAACGCCCGGCTGGTGCGCCGCGAGGCCGGTGCCCCGGTGGTCACCGACGGCCCGTACCTGGAGACCAAGGAGTACATCGCCAGCTTCTACATGCTCGACTGCGACAGCCTGGAGCGGGCACAGGAGATCGCCGCGGACATGCCGTTCGCGGACGTGGACCCCGTCGAGCTGTGGCCGGTGCTCCACGACTCCGCGGCGGACCTGTGA
- a CDS encoding MaoC family dehydratase, protein MAATVKYDEVEAGQEIPSVDYPVRRVNLVMYAGASGDFNPIHWNERFAKTVGLPDVIAHGMFTMAQAGRFVTDWAGDPGAVVDYGVRFSSMVVVPDDDQGAVITVSGVVEQKLEDKRVVVALTAKSADSRVLSKARAVVQLS, encoded by the coding sequence ATGGCCGCGACGGTCAAGTACGACGAGGTCGAGGCGGGGCAGGAGATCCCGTCGGTCGACTATCCGGTGCGCCGCGTCAACCTGGTGATGTACGCGGGGGCGTCCGGCGACTTCAACCCCATCCACTGGAACGAGCGGTTCGCCAAGACCGTCGGCCTGCCCGACGTCATCGCGCACGGCATGTTCACCATGGCCCAGGCCGGCCGGTTCGTCACCGACTGGGCCGGAGACCCGGGCGCGGTCGTCGACTACGGGGTGCGGTTCTCCTCCATGGTGGTCGTCCCGGACGACGACCAGGGTGCCGTGATCACGGTCAGCGGCGTCGTCGAGCAGAAGCTGGAGGACAAGCGTGTGGTGGTCGCGCTGACCGCCAAGTCCGCTGACTCCCGGGTGCTCTCCAAGGCCCGCGCGGTGGTTCAGCTGTCGTAG
- a CDS encoding SigE family RNA polymerase sigma factor, whose translation MNHHDGFREFVLARQQALMRAAYLLTGDAHLAEDLLQSVLIKVVGQWPKLSRNGNPEAYTRKALVNQYISWWRRPRPELSSADPPEHGASYDEAALDRIMLRQALAKLTPKQRAVIVLRFWEDLTETQTAETLGCSVGTVKSQTHHALTRLRTLAPELAHLLSDPEIMEAVR comes from the coding sequence TTGAATCATCACGACGGCTTCCGCGAGTTCGTGCTCGCCCGTCAGCAGGCGCTGATGCGGGCCGCTTACCTGCTCACGGGAGATGCTCACCTCGCCGAGGACCTGTTACAGAGCGTCCTGATCAAGGTCGTGGGGCAGTGGCCCAAGCTGTCCAGGAACGGTAATCCGGAGGCCTACACCCGCAAGGCGCTGGTCAACCAGTACATCTCCTGGTGGCGCAGGCCACGCCCCGAACTGTCGAGCGCCGATCCACCGGAACACGGCGCCTCCTACGACGAGGCCGCACTTGACCGGATCATGCTGCGCCAGGCGCTGGCCAAGCTGACGCCCAAACAGCGTGCCGTGATCGTGCTTCGCTTCTGGGAAGACCTCACCGAAACGCAGACAGCCGAGACACTCGGTTGTTCGGTGGGCACCGTCAAGAGTCAGACCCATCACGCGCTGACCCGTCTGCGCACGCTCGCGCCTGAGCTGGCGCACCTGTTGTCCGATCCTGAGATCATGGAGGCAGTCCGATGA
- a CDS encoding phytanoyl-CoA dioxygenase family protein, whose protein sequence is MGIIDVDRFVADGFVKLEAAVPRETGDAARALLWRQIGLSPQDPAGWKEPVVWAADLTGEGPLGEIMRSRRLAGALDEICGSGGWAPRGALGMVPVRFPRLPPADDRGWHIDANAAQPDGSYLCSGRPETMLLLVLLSDVGPDDAPTRIRVGSHRDAAAVLTGRALDPFEAGPLVDAASSHRPLAYATGRPGDMYLVHPFTVHAADEHRGTEPRFMSQGPVFLTEPVTPDGSNALARAMADGA, encoded by the coding sequence ATGGGCATCATCGACGTCGACCGGTTCGTCGCCGACGGATTCGTCAAACTGGAAGCGGCCGTTCCCCGGGAGACCGGTGACGCCGCGAGAGCGCTGCTGTGGCGACAGATCGGCCTGTCGCCGCAGGATCCGGCCGGGTGGAAGGAGCCGGTGGTGTGGGCGGCGGACCTCACCGGTGAGGGTCCGCTCGGAGAGATCATGCGGAGCAGGCGGCTGGCCGGGGCACTCGACGAGATCTGTGGGTCCGGCGGCTGGGCGCCGCGCGGCGCGCTCGGCATGGTGCCGGTCCGGTTCCCGCGCCTGCCCCCCGCCGACGACCGGGGATGGCACATCGACGCCAACGCCGCCCAGCCGGACGGCAGCTACCTGTGCAGCGGGCGGCCGGAGACGATGCTGCTGCTGGTCCTGCTGTCGGACGTCGGTCCCGACGACGCGCCGACCCGCATCAGGGTCGGCTCGCACCGGGACGCGGCCGCGGTGCTGACGGGCCGCGCGCTCGACCCGTTCGAGGCCGGGCCGCTGGTGGACGCGGCCAGTTCACACCGTCCGCTCGCCTACGCGACAGGCCGGCCCGGCGACATGTATCTGGTCCACCCCTTTACCGTCCACGCCGCCGACGAGCACCGGGGAACCGAGCCGAGGTTCATGTCCCAGGGGCCCGTCTTCCTGACCGAACCGGTGACTCCGGACGGATCCAACGCGCTGGCCCGAGCGATGGCGGACGGCGCCTGA
- a CDS encoding RNA polymerase sigma factor yields the protein MTAGHHGTEDLLRELAPQVLGALVRRYGVFDACEDAVQEALLAAALRWPEAGVPDNPRGWLVTVASRKLVDQIRSESARRRREDTLALATPQAELLSHPADRTPETDRDDSLALLFLCCHPALSPASRIALTLRAVGGLTTAQIAAAFLVPEATMAQRISRAKQSIRSSGGSLAMPEGTDRTERLAEVRHVLYLIFNEGYTATDGADLTVPELSAEAIRLTRMLHRLVPDDAETAGLLALLLLTDARRPARTRGDGELVPLAEQDRGLWDRALIAEGVDLLSRTLPRGQVGPYQLQAAVAAVHDEAEHADATDWPQILALYDLLERTGPNPMVTLNRIVAVAMVHGPAAGLDLLTELAADRRMARHHRLLATRAHLLEFLGESGAAADAYREAARRTTSAPERRYLTARARRLEVSA from the coding sequence GTGACCGCCGGGCACCACGGGACCGAGGACCTGCTGCGCGAGCTGGCACCGCAGGTCCTCGGTGCGCTCGTACGCCGCTACGGGGTCTTCGACGCGTGTGAGGACGCGGTGCAGGAGGCGCTGCTCGCCGCCGCGTTGCGGTGGCCCGAAGCCGGGGTGCCGGACAATCCGCGGGGCTGGCTGGTCACCGTCGCCTCCCGCAAGCTGGTGGACCAGATACGCAGCGAGAGCGCGCGCCGACGCCGTGAGGACACTCTGGCGCTGGCCACCCCGCAGGCCGAACTGCTCAGCCACCCGGCCGACCGCACGCCCGAGACGGACCGGGACGACTCGCTGGCCCTGCTGTTCCTGTGCTGCCATCCCGCGCTGTCCCCGGCCAGCCGGATCGCGCTCACGCTCCGCGCCGTCGGCGGGCTGACCACCGCGCAGATCGCCGCGGCCTTCCTGGTCCCCGAGGCGACCATGGCCCAGCGCATCAGCCGGGCCAAGCAGAGCATCAGGTCCTCCGGCGGCTCCCTGGCCATGCCGGAGGGGACCGACCGCACCGAGCGGCTCGCCGAGGTGCGGCACGTGCTCTACCTCATCTTCAACGAGGGGTACACCGCCACCGACGGCGCCGACCTGACCGTGCCGGAGCTGTCGGCCGAGGCGATCCGGCTGACCCGGATGCTGCACCGCCTGGTGCCCGACGACGCCGAGACCGCCGGGCTCCTCGCACTCCTGCTGCTGACCGACGCCCGCCGCCCCGCGCGCACCCGTGGTGACGGGGAACTCGTGCCGCTGGCCGAACAGGACCGCGGCCTCTGGGACCGCGCGCTCATCGCGGAGGGAGTCGATCTGCTCAGCCGGACCCTGCCCCGCGGCCAGGTGGGCCCCTACCAGCTCCAGGCGGCCGTCGCCGCCGTCCACGACGAGGCCGAGCACGCCGACGCCACGGACTGGCCCCAGATCCTCGCCCTGTACGACCTCCTGGAACGCACCGGCCCGAACCCGATGGTCACGCTCAACCGCATCGTCGCCGTCGCCATGGTCCACGGCCCGGCCGCCGGACTCGACCTGCTCACGGAGCTGGCGGCCGACCGGCGGATGGCACGCCACCATCGCCTGCTCGCCACCCGCGCGCACCTGCTGGAGTTCCTCGGCGAGTCGGGAGCCGCCGCGGACGCCTACCGCGAGGCCGCCCGCCGGACCACGAGCGCACCCGAACGCCGCTACCTCACCGCCCGCGCCCGCCGCCTGGAGGTCTCCGCGTAA
- a CDS encoding TMEM165/GDT1 family protein codes for MEAFWISLVVIFVAELGDKSQLMAMTFATRFKPWPVLAGITLATTVVHLVSVGLGGLAGDLLPTTAITVVAGLAFLGFAVWTLRGDELTEEEAGKARRTARSALIAVTVAFFLAELGDKTMLATITLATQHDWVGTWIGSTVGMVAADALAIVVGRMLGKHLPERIIRYGAAAAFAVFGVALLVEPLFA; via the coding sequence TTGGAAGCGTTCTGGATCAGTCTTGTCGTGATCTTCGTTGCCGAGCTGGGTGACAAGAGCCAGCTCATGGCGATGACGTTCGCGACCCGGTTCAAGCCGTGGCCGGTCCTGGCCGGCATAACCCTGGCCACCACGGTGGTGCACCTGGTCAGCGTGGGCCTCGGCGGGCTGGCCGGTGATCTCCTCCCCACGACGGCGATCACGGTCGTCGCGGGTCTGGCGTTCCTCGGGTTCGCCGTGTGGACGCTGCGCGGGGACGAGCTGACCGAGGAGGAGGCCGGCAAGGCGCGGCGTACCGCCCGGTCGGCGCTCATCGCCGTCACCGTCGCCTTCTTCCTGGCCGAGCTGGGTGACAAGACCATGCTCGCCACCATCACGCTCGCCACCCAGCATGACTGGGTCGGCACCTGGATCGGCTCGACGGTGGGCATGGTCGCCGCGGACGCCCTGGCCATCGTGGTCGGCCGCATGCTCGGCAAGCACCTGCCGGAGAGGATCATCCGGTACGGCGCCGCCGCCGCCTTCGCGGTCTTCGGCGTGGCGCTCCTGGTCGAGCCCCTGTTCGCCTGA
- the rpmG gene encoding 50S ribosomal protein L33, whose product MAATDVRPKITLACQECKHRNYITRKNRRNDPDRLELKKYCPNCKTHQAHRETR is encoded by the coding sequence GTGGCTGCCACCGACGTTAGGCCGAAGATCACGCTGGCCTGCCAGGAGTGCAAGCACCGCAACTACATCACGCGGAAGAACCGGCGCAACGACCCGGATCGGCTTGAGCTGAAGAAGTACTGCCCGAACTGCAAGACGCACCAGGCGCACCGCGAGACCCGCTAG
- a CDS encoding UDP-N-acetylmuramate dehydrogenase: protein MTERMAGVRLAPYTTLGLGGPAGAFVEAGSPEEIVELVAEADRAGEPVLVLGGGSNLVVSDDGFDGLVVRVASRGVEVDGDRVTAQAGEDWDALVERVVAEGRSGVECLSGIPGLVGSTPIQNVGAYGQDVSQTITGVRVYDRRAGEVRDLDARECGFAYRHSAFKADPGRHVVLAVTYELPPGGLSGPVAYRELAARLGVGLGERVPLGLARAAVLELRRGKGMVLDAADPDTRSAGSFFTNPVLSVDEAAELERRAPGFPRWDMPGGALKVPAAWLIENAGFPKGYRRGPARISTKHTLAMTNPELSATTADLLDLAREVRDGVLEKFGVTLVNEPVMVGTRL, encoded by the coding sequence ATGACTGAGCGGATGGCAGGGGTACGGCTGGCGCCGTACACGACGTTGGGGCTGGGCGGTCCGGCCGGGGCGTTCGTGGAGGCCGGGTCGCCTGAGGAGATCGTCGAGCTGGTGGCGGAGGCGGACCGGGCGGGCGAACCGGTGCTCGTGCTCGGTGGCGGCAGCAACCTGGTCGTCTCCGACGACGGGTTCGACGGGCTGGTCGTGCGCGTGGCCTCGCGCGGTGTCGAGGTCGACGGCGACCGGGTCACCGCCCAGGCGGGTGAGGACTGGGACGCCCTGGTGGAGCGCGTGGTCGCCGAAGGGCGGTCGGGCGTCGAATGCCTGTCCGGGATTCCGGGTCTGGTGGGCTCGACCCCCATCCAGAACGTCGGCGCCTACGGCCAGGACGTGTCACAGACGATCACCGGTGTCCGCGTCTACGACCGGCGCGCCGGGGAGGTCAGGGATCTGGACGCGCGCGAGTGCGGCTTCGCGTACCGGCACAGCGCGTTCAAGGCGGACCCGGGACGTCACGTCGTGCTGGCGGTCACCTACGAGCTGCCCCCCGGCGGGCTGTCCGGCCCCGTCGCCTACCGGGAGCTGGCCGCCCGGCTCGGCGTCGGCCTGGGCGAACGGGTGCCGCTGGGCCTGGCCCGTGCGGCGGTGCTGGAGCTGCGCCGGGGCAAGGGGATGGTCCTCGACGCGGCCGACCCGGACACGCGCAGCGCGGGGTCGTTCTTCACCAACCCCGTCCTGAGCGTGGACGAGGCCGCCGAGTTGGAGCGGCGGGCCCCCGGGTTCCCGCGCTGGGACATGCCGGGCGGTGCTCTCAAGGTTCCGGCCGCGTGGTTGATCGAGAACGCCGGGTTCCCGAAGGGTTACCGGCGCGGTCCGGCGCGCATCTCCACCAAGCACACCCTCGCCATGACGAACCCCGAGTTGTCGGCCACCACCGCCGACCTGCTCGACCTGGCCAGGGAGGTGCGGGACGGCGTGCTGGAGAAGTTCGGGGTCACCCTCGTCAACGAACCGGTGATGGTCGGCACCCGGCTCTGA
- a CDS encoding MaoC family dehydratase N-terminal domain-containing protein, with amino-acid sequence MALNRDFVGRASAPSAPYEVSRVKIKEFAAAIGDDNPLYRDREAAQAAGYPDVIAPPTFPIVFSLAGGSILGDPELGLNFAMVVHGEQRFEYHRPIHAGDELVCVSTVTDIRSVGRNELITVKSDVATVDGEPVCTTYNTIVERGGAS; translated from the coding sequence ATGGCTCTGAACCGTGATTTCGTCGGGCGGGCGTCCGCGCCTTCCGCGCCTTACGAGGTCAGTCGCGTGAAGATCAAGGAGTTCGCGGCGGCGATCGGCGATGACAACCCGCTCTACCGGGACAGGGAGGCCGCGCAAGCGGCCGGGTACCCCGACGTGATCGCACCGCCCACGTTCCCGATCGTGTTCAGCCTCGCCGGCGGGTCGATCCTGGGAGACCCCGAGCTGGGGCTGAACTTCGCCATGGTGGTCCACGGAGAGCAGCGTTTCGAGTATCACCGGCCGATCCACGCCGGAGACGAGCTTGTCTGCGTCTCCACCGTGACCGACATCCGCAGCGTCGGCCGCAACGAGCTGATCACGGTCAAGAGCGACGTCGCGACCGTCGACGGCGAGCCCGTGTGCACGACCTACAACACCATCGTCGAGCGTGGAGGAGCGAGCTGA